Proteins encoded in a region of the Phacochoerus africanus isolate WHEZ1 chromosome 8, ROS_Pafr_v1, whole genome shotgun sequence genome:
- the LOC125133873 gene encoding uncharacterized protein LOC125133873 encodes MCGFGRMSLERSLRVSECLLNEGIHSTFNKHSPPRSPLCPALGHHLRGSQHASSPASWTRYLLRPSLNPPPSGGGRCLHLGLELCDSSHPHPPHSIILTTGFRVCAPGHGVSQTESLPRGGCPRRRARHGQRPRHERANVPRSDEFFDTQLYSATSWTRKLEGEPLPHCLRTEAPTPRPARPGAPRPRPRPLCNHPPTLAAHPASHTNAQANLGMFSDQQLSRKTRSRLLAICLQLPGKSAENPL; translated from the exons ATGTGTGGTTTTGGAAGGATGTCGTTGGAAAGGTCGCTCAGGGtcagtgaatgtttgttgaaCGAAGGAATTCATTCCACTTTCAACAAACATTCGCCTCCGAGGTCCCctctgtgcccagccctgggACACCACCTGCGAGGAAGCCAG CACGCGTCCTCGCCTGCCAGCTGGACCAGGTACCTTCTGAGGCCAAGCCTAAACCCACCACCATCGGGTGGGGGGCGCTGCCTTCACCTTGGCCTCGAGCTCTGTGATTCCTCCCACCCGCACCCCCCCCACAGCATCATTCTAACCACTGGTTTCCGTGTCTGTGCTCCTGGCCACGGTGTCTCACAGACAGAATCAT tgCCCAGAGGAGGGTGTCCCAGACGGAGGGCACGGCATGGACAAAGACCCAGGCATGAAAGAGCAAA TGTCCCTCGTTCAGATGAGTTTTTCGACACCCAGCTCTACTCGGCCACTTCCTGGACCAGAAAACTGGAGGGcgagcccctcccccactgtctGAGGACCGAAGCCCCAACGCCTAGGCCTGCAAGGCCTGGGGCCCCAAGACCTAGGCCCCGGCCACTGTGCAACCATCCCCCCACCCTGG CTGCCCATCCCGCCTCGCACACAAACGCCCAAGCGAACCTTGGTATGTTTTCAGACCAGCAGCTCAGTCGCAAAACACGAAGCAGGCTACTTGCAATTTGCCTTCAGCTGCCTGGAAAATCTGCAGAGAACCCCCTTTAA